The Synergistaceae bacterium genome contains a region encoding:
- the dmpG gene encoding 4-hydroxy-2-oxovalerate aldolase — protein MSDGTKVPLKGRKIYVVDTTLRDGSHAVKHSFTKEQVTAIAGGLDRCGVPFIELSHGDGLGGASYTYGFSKVDEFELLETAASVVKKALLTVLLLPGIGTIENLKRACDCGAKAVRVATHITEADVSAEHIIAAKKMGMFVVGFLMMSHMSPPEAIALEAQKMESYGSDYINIADSAGYLLPDDVRARIDAVRNAVKIPVGFHAHNNLSLAVANALAALESGAEYVDATLCGLGAGAGNTQLEVLAGVLQRMGCETGLDFYGLMDLAQQVMPSVMQRPQVVDAGSLMLGYAGVYSSFLLHIYSAAEKFKLEPRDIMVELGRRHMIGGQEDMIVDVAWQLTQKQAK, from the coding sequence ATGAGCGACGGGACAAAGGTCCCTCTGAAGGGACGAAAGATTTACGTAGTCGATACTACCCTGCGGGATGGAAGCCACGCCGTAAAACACAGTTTCACGAAGGAGCAGGTGACGGCCATCGCCGGAGGGCTGGACCGCTGCGGAGTCCCCTTCATTGAGCTTTCCCACGGAGACGGCCTGGGCGGGGCGAGTTACACCTACGGCTTCTCGAAGGTCGATGAGTTTGAGCTCCTCGAAACCGCGGCTTCCGTGGTGAAAAAGGCGCTTCTGACCGTTCTTCTGCTGCCGGGCATCGGAACCATCGAAAACCTGAAGCGCGCCTGCGACTGCGGAGCGAAGGCCGTTCGCGTGGCGACGCACATTACGGAGGCGGACGTCTCCGCGGAGCATATCATTGCCGCGAAGAAGATGGGCATGTTTGTGGTTGGGTTTCTGATGATGTCCCACATGTCCCCTCCGGAGGCCATCGCCCTGGAAGCGCAGAAGATGGAAAGTTACGGCTCGGATTACATCAACATCGCGGACTCCGCGGGGTACCTGCTTCCCGACGACGTGAGAGCGCGTATCGATGCCGTGAGGAACGCCGTGAAAATTCCGGTGGGCTTTCACGCCCACAACAACCTCAGCCTTGCGGTGGCCAACGCCCTGGCCGCCCTGGAGTCGGGAGCGGAGTACGTGGATGCCACCCTGTGCGGCCTTGGCGCGGGCGCGGGCAATACGCAGCTCGAAGTCCTGGCCGGGGTGCTTCAGCGCATGGGCTGCGAGACGGGGCTGGACTTTTACGGGCTGATGGATCTGGCGCAGCAGGTGATGCCGTCGGTTATGCAGCGCCCTCAGGTCGTGGACGCCGGGTCGCTGATGCTGGGTTACGCGGGGGTCTATTCGAGTTTCCTGCTCCACATTTACAGCGCCGCCGAAAAGTTCAAACTGGAGCCGCGGGACATCATGGTGGAGCTGGGACGCAGACACATGATCGGCGGTCAGGAGGATATGATCGTGGACGTGGCCTGGCAGCTCACCCAAAAACAGGCAAAATGA